A window of the Streptomyces griseochromogenes genome harbors these coding sequences:
- a CDS encoding IS481 family transposase, which produces MPHHPRGFPCPTPHARLTIHGRRLLVDRVRAGRPITHVAEEMGISRTTAHKWVRRWRAEGDPGLYDRSSRPLTTPHRTPADVENRICELRRDRKLGPARIGPILGIPSSTVHRVLTRHGLNRLHWMDRPTGQIIRRHEQSRPSELVHVDIKKLGNIPDGGGHRIMPRQQAAGNRQATTDARRGGSPVIGYSFVHTAVDDHSRLAYSEVLTDERKETAASFWQRANTFFAEHGITVERVLTDNGSCYRSRQFGQTLSAAGIVHKHTRPYRPQTNGKVERLNRTLLDEWEYVRPYSSNAERTEALADFLHTYNYHRCHTALDGQPPISRVSNPAGQYS; this is translated from the coding sequence ATTCCGCACCATCCCAGAGGTTTCCCGTGCCCCACCCCCCATGCCCGGCTGACCATCCACGGCAGACGACTCCTCGTCGACCGGGTCCGCGCTGGCAGGCCCATCACCCACGTCGCCGAAGAAATGGGCATCTCCCGCACCACAGCCCACAAATGGGTCCGGCGCTGGCGAGCCGAAGGCGATCCTGGGTTGTATGACCGTTCCAGTCGACCCCTGACGACTCCGCACCGAACCCCTGCCGATGTCGAGAATCGCATCTGCGAGCTACGGCGCGACCGCAAGCTCGGCCCTGCACGGATCGGCCCGATCCTGGGCATACCCAGCTCGACGGTCCACCGCGTCCTGACCCGCCACGGCCTGAACCGGCTGCACTGGATGGACCGGCCCACCGGTCAGATCATCCGACGCCACGAACAATCACGTCCCAGCGAACTGGTCCACGTCGACATCAAGAAGCTCGGCAACATTCCCGACGGCGGCGGACATCGGATCATGCCCCGCCAGCAGGCCGCCGGCAATCGGCAGGCCACAACCGACGCGCGTAGGGGCGGCAGTCCCGTGATCGGCTACAGCTTCGTCCACACAGCCGTCGACGATCACTCCCGGCTCGCGTACAGCGAGGTTCTGACCGACGAACGCAAAGAGACCGCGGCCTCCTTCTGGCAACGCGCGAATACCTTCTTCGCCGAGCACGGCATCACCGTCGAGCGCGTCCTCACCGACAACGGCTCCTGCTACAGATCCCGCCAGTTCGGCCAGACTCTCAGCGCCGCCGGCATCGTCCATAAGCACACGCGCCCCTATCGCCCGCAGACGAACGGCAAGGTGGAGCGCCTAAATCGCACCCTGCTCGACGAATGGGAGTACGTGCGCCCATACTCCAGCAACGCCGAACGCACCGAAGCCCTGGCGGACTTCCTCCACACCTACAACTACCACCGGTGCCACACCGCACTCGACGGCCAACCACCCATCAGCCGCGTCAGCAACCCTGCGGGTCAATACAGCTAG
- a CDS encoding SDR family oxidoreductase — protein sequence MIIVTGATGKLGRRTVERLLERVPADRVGVSVRDPRKAQDLGGRGVRVREGSFDDPASLAHSFEGAEQLLLVSLDRTGQECVSGHRAAIDAAVQAGVGRILYTSQMGAAHDARFQACRDHAQTEDLLRATGLPWTALRNGFYASSALQFLESARHTRDITLPADGPVAWTGHDDLAEATAVILAEEARFEGPTPPLTGPAALDFDTVAEIASQTTGRPFTRTVVPDDAFREQVLAHGAPAPIADLMLSIFAAARNGEFTAVDSTLAELIGREPATFRTQLERAWAE from the coding sequence ATGATCATCGTTACCGGAGCCACCGGAAAGCTCGGCCGCCGCACCGTCGAGCGCCTCCTGGAACGCGTCCCCGCCGACCGCGTCGGCGTCAGCGTCCGCGACCCCCGCAAGGCCCAGGACCTCGGCGGCCGCGGCGTCCGCGTCCGGGAGGGCAGCTTCGACGACCCCGCCTCGCTCGCGCACTCCTTCGAGGGCGCCGAGCAACTGCTCCTCGTCTCCCTCGACCGCACGGGCCAGGAGTGTGTCAGCGGCCACCGCGCCGCCATCGACGCCGCCGTGCAGGCCGGCGTCGGCCGCATCCTCTACACCAGCCAGATGGGCGCCGCCCACGACGCCCGCTTCCAGGCATGCCGCGACCACGCCCAGACCGAGGACCTGCTGCGCGCCACCGGCCTGCCCTGGACCGCGCTGCGCAACGGCTTCTACGCCTCCAGCGCCCTGCAGTTCCTGGAGTCCGCCCGCCACACCCGCGACATCACCCTCCCCGCCGACGGCCCCGTCGCCTGGACCGGCCACGACGACCTCGCCGAGGCCACCGCGGTGATCCTCGCCGAGGAGGCCCGCTTCGAGGGGCCCACCCCGCCGCTCACCGGCCCGGCGGCGCTCGACTTCGACACCGTCGCCGAGATCGCGTCCCAGACCACCGGACGGCCCTTCACCCGCACCGTCGTCCCCGACGACGCCTTCCGCGAGCAGGTCCTGGCACACGGCGCCCCGGCCCCGATCGCCGACCTGATGCTGAGCATCTTCGCCGCGGCGCGGAATGGCGAGTTCACCGCTGTCGACTCGACGCTGGCCGAGCTGATCGGGCGAGAGCCCGCCACCTTCCGCACCCAGCTGGAGCGTGCCTGGGCCGAATAG
- a CDS encoding TetR/AcrR family transcriptional regulator produces MATRDSTDSPRRRIVEAAVELLENGGPDAVSTRAVAAAAGMQPPAIYRLFGDKEGLLEAVAEHGYAQFLERKRAQLDPAPQDPVEELRRGWDMVVEFGVSRPELFAVMNRATGRGSDAAHRAGLEILHGRVRRLAAGGWLRVDEELAAQIIQATGQGAVTTWHSTPADRRNPALLTVLRESMVAAVTRAEPAVPAAESGTTAAARALRAALPDDADVLSDAEQRLLREWLTRLAADGGAPHA; encoded by the coding sequence ATGGCTACGCGCGACTCAACCGACAGCCCTCGGCGCCGCATCGTCGAGGCCGCCGTCGAGCTGCTGGAGAACGGCGGCCCTGACGCGGTGAGCACCCGCGCGGTCGCCGCCGCGGCCGGAATGCAGCCGCCAGCGATCTACCGCCTCTTCGGCGACAAGGAGGGGCTCCTCGAGGCCGTCGCCGAGCACGGCTACGCGCAGTTCCTGGAGAGAAAGCGCGCGCAGCTCGACCCCGCCCCGCAGGACCCGGTGGAGGAGCTGCGCCGCGGCTGGGACATGGTGGTCGAGTTCGGGGTCTCCCGCCCCGAGTTGTTCGCGGTGATGAACCGGGCCACCGGCCGGGGATCGGACGCAGCACACCGCGCGGGCTTGGAGATCCTCCATGGGCGGGTGCGTCGGCTGGCAGCCGGGGGGTGGCTGCGGGTCGACGAGGAGCTGGCCGCCCAGATCATCCAGGCAACAGGCCAGGGCGCGGTCACCACCTGGCACTCCACCCCCGCGGACCGCCGCAATCCGGCGCTGTTGACCGTCCTGCGCGAGTCCATGGTCGCGGCCGTCACTCGCGCCGAGCCGGCGGTCCCCGCCGCGGAATCCGGTACCACCGCAGCGGCCCGCGCGCTGCGCGCCGCCCTCCCCGACGACGCCGATGTCCTGAGCGACGCCGAGCAGCGCCTGCTGCGTGAGTGGCTCACGCGCCTGGCGGCGGACGGTGGCGCGCCGCATGCCTGA